The Actinocatenispora sera genome has a window encoding:
- a CDS encoding N-acetylmuramoyl-L-alanine amidase — MTSVHRGLSRRALFTAAAGAAGVLGAGLAGAAAAAPQRTGASDAARRGASGAARRGASGVDYPAAHWVPASTSNYTRSNRPSTYPIELVVIHVTQETFDDTITLFQDPSHAACAHYVTRSADGYIDQMVREKDIAWHAGNWDYNTRSIGIEHEGWVDDPSWFTDAMYTASAKLTRDICDRYGIAMDRDHIIGHVEVPGTDHTDPGPYWDWDKYLALVRA; from the coding sequence ATGACTTCGGTCCACAGAGGACTGTCTCGCCGCGCGCTGTTCACCGCCGCGGCCGGAGCCGCCGGCGTGCTCGGCGCCGGCCTGGCCGGCGCCGCCGCAGCCGCACCACAGCGCACCGGTGCCAGCGACGCGGCTCGCCGCGGTGCCAGCGGAGCGGCTCGCCGCGGTGCCAGCGGCGTCGACTACCCGGCCGCGCACTGGGTGCCGGCCAGCACCAGCAACTACACCAGGTCGAACCGGCCCAGCACGTACCCGATCGAGCTGGTGGTCATCCACGTCACCCAGGAGACGTTCGACGACACCATCACCCTGTTCCAGGACCCGAGCCACGCCGCCTGCGCGCACTACGTGACGCGCTCCGCCGACGGGTACATCGACCAGATGGTGCGGGAGAAGGACATCGCCTGGCACGCCGGCAACTGGGACTACAACACCCGCAGCATCGGCATCGAGCACGAGGGCTGGGTCGACGACCCGAGCTGGTTCACCGACGCGATGTACACCGCATCGGCGAAACTGACCCGCGACATCTGCGACCGGTACGGCATCGCGATGGACCGGGACCACATCATCGGCCACGTCGAGGTGCCGGGCACCGACCACACCGACCCCGGCCCGTACTGGGACTGGGACAAGTACCTGGCCCTCGTCCGGGCCTGA
- the glgX gene encoding glycogen debranching protein GlgX — MELGATPIADGVRFAVCAADADAVEVCLYDGAGGERRVRLSERTDDVWHGHVPGVGVGDRYGLRAYGPWQPHRGHWFNPAKLLVDPYARRLTGAPADHPALGSVAAGGAPDDRDSAPYLPRAVVTAAPAQVWRPPLRPWTDTVLYELHVRGFTARLPEVPEPLRGSYAGLAHPAAVSHLRRLGVTAVELLPVQHAATEPFLAQRGLTNYWGYNTLGYFAPDSRFAATADPVAEFRDMVAVLHDAGIEVILDVVYNHTAEGPPTGPTLSWRGLANRTYYRLEPGDPARYRDFTGCGNTLDVRQPATLRLVLDSLRYWVLALGVDGFRFDLASALLRGESGVAQYPGFLAAIAADPVLREVRLIAEPWDLGAGGYRVGGFGPGWSEWNGRYRDAVRDFWRGRADSLAEIGTRLAGSEDLYGEGGRGPGASVNFVTAHDGFTLRDLVSYARKHNEANGEGGADGTDDNRSENNGVEGDTDDPAVLSRRRRQVRNLLGTLLLSAGVPMLLAGDELGRTQHGNNNAYCQDNEVSYVDWDGADPELLAFTARLLELRAAEPVFRRRHFFTGAALDGRRDLVWYRADGAEVTAADWHAGGAGTLGAFLDGARADAGTGGSFLMYLHGAGVDATVRLPPAATRWQVVVDTAEALAGEYPAGDRITLTARSLLVLRAVDVAAG; from the coding sequence ATGGAGCTGGGTGCGACGCCGATCGCGGACGGGGTGCGCTTCGCGGTGTGCGCGGCGGACGCCGACGCGGTCGAGGTGTGCCTGTACGACGGCGCGGGCGGCGAGCGGCGGGTGCGGCTGAGCGAGCGTACCGACGACGTGTGGCACGGGCACGTGCCCGGCGTCGGTGTCGGCGACCGGTACGGGCTGCGCGCGTACGGGCCGTGGCAGCCGCACCGCGGGCACTGGTTCAACCCGGCGAAGCTGCTGGTCGACCCGTACGCGCGGCGGTTGACCGGGGCGCCGGCGGACCATCCGGCGTTGGGCAGCGTGGCCGCCGGTGGTGCGCCGGACGACCGCGACTCGGCGCCGTACCTGCCGCGTGCGGTGGTGACCGCGGCGCCGGCGCAGGTGTGGCGCCCGCCGTTGCGCCCGTGGACCGACACCGTGCTGTACGAGCTGCACGTGCGCGGGTTCACCGCCCGGCTGCCGGAGGTGCCGGAGCCGCTGCGGGGCAGCTACGCAGGGCTCGCGCACCCGGCGGCGGTGTCGCACCTGCGCCGGCTCGGGGTGACCGCGGTGGAGCTGCTGCCGGTGCAGCACGCCGCCACCGAGCCGTTCCTCGCGCAGCGCGGCCTGACCAACTACTGGGGTTACAACACGCTCGGGTACTTCGCGCCGGACAGCCGGTTCGCCGCGACCGCCGACCCGGTCGCCGAGTTCCGGGACATGGTCGCGGTGCTGCACGACGCGGGCATCGAGGTGATCCTCGACGTGGTCTACAACCACACCGCGGAGGGCCCGCCGACCGGCCCGACGCTCAGCTGGCGCGGCCTCGCGAACCGCACGTACTACCGGCTGGAGCCGGGCGATCCGGCCCGCTACCGCGACTTCACCGGCTGCGGCAACACCCTCGACGTCCGCCAGCCGGCGACGCTGCGCCTGGTCCTGGACTCGCTGCGGTACTGGGTGCTCGCGCTCGGCGTCGACGGGTTCCGGTTCGACCTGGCCAGCGCGCTGCTGCGGGGCGAGTCGGGCGTGGCGCAGTACCCGGGCTTCCTCGCCGCGATCGCGGCCGACCCGGTGCTGCGCGAGGTACGGCTGATCGCCGAGCCGTGGGACCTGGGCGCCGGTGGCTACCGGGTCGGCGGGTTCGGGCCGGGCTGGTCGGAGTGGAACGGCCGGTACCGCGACGCGGTGCGCGACTTCTGGCGGGGCCGCGCGGACAGCCTGGCCGAGATCGGCACCCGCCTGGCCGGCTCCGAGGATCTGTACGGCGAGGGTGGCCGCGGACCGGGGGCGTCGGTCAACTTCGTCACCGCGCACGACGGCTTCACCCTGCGCGACCTGGTCAGCTACGCGCGCAAGCACAACGAGGCGAACGGCGAGGGCGGCGCCGACGGTACCGACGACAACCGGTCGGAGAACAACGGCGTCGAGGGGGACACCGACGACCCGGCGGTGCTGTCCCGGCGCCGCCGTCAGGTGCGCAACCTGCTCGGCACGCTGCTGCTGTCGGCCGGTGTGCCGATGCTGCTGGCGGGCGACGAGCTGGGCCGCACCCAGCACGGCAACAACAACGCGTACTGCCAGGACAACGAGGTGTCGTACGTCGACTGGGACGGCGCGGACCCCGAACTGCTCGCCTTCACCGCCCGGCTGCTGGAGCTGCGCGCCGCCGAGCCGGTGTTTCGCCGCCGGCACTTCTTCACCGGCGCCGCGCTCGACGGCCGGCGCGACCTGGTCTGGTACCGGGCCGACGGCGCCGAGGTGACCGCCGCGGACTGGCACGCCGGCGGCGCCGGCACCCTCGGCGCCTTCCTCGACGGCGCTCGCGCCGACGCCGGTACCGGCGGCTCCTTCCTGATGTACCTGCACGGCGCCGGGGTGGACGCGACGGTTCGGCTGCCGCCGGCGGCGACCCGGTGGCAGGTCGTGGTCGACACCGCGGAGGCGCTGGCCGGCGAGTATCCGGCGGGTGACCGGATCACGCTGACCGCGCGCAGCCTGCTCGTGCTGCGCGCCGTCGACGTCGCGGCCGGGTGA
- a CDS encoding ABC transporter ATP-binding protein — translation MDGAVAANTDPDLVVALDAVTVTRDGNALVRDVSWQVELDERWVVLGPNGAGKTTLLNLAAGRLYPSTGTVHVLAERLGGTNIAELRTRLGLVGGHHVVRIPPDETVHDAVLTAAWGVLGRYRESYDAMDDARAGELLARWGVAGLAGRRYGTLSDGERKRVQIARALMTDPELLLFDEPAAGLDLGGREDLVRRLATLAADPDAPAIVLVTHHVEEIPPGFTHALLVRDGAVVAAGPVDQVITGDNLSDTFGLPLSVNRIGDRYTALSHPLPS, via the coding sequence TTGGATGGCGCGGTGGCAGCCAACACCGATCCCGATCTGGTCGTCGCGCTGGACGCGGTGACGGTCACCCGCGACGGCAACGCCCTGGTCCGCGACGTGAGCTGGCAGGTGGAGCTGGACGAGCGGTGGGTGGTGCTCGGCCCCAACGGTGCGGGCAAGACCACCCTGCTCAACCTGGCGGCCGGCCGGCTCTACCCGTCCACCGGCACGGTGCACGTGCTCGCCGAGCGGCTGGGCGGCACCAACATCGCCGAGCTGCGTACCCGGCTCGGGCTGGTCGGCGGGCATCATGTGGTGCGGATCCCGCCGGACGAGACGGTGCACGACGCGGTGCTCACCGCGGCCTGGGGCGTGCTCGGCCGGTATCGGGAGAGCTACGACGCGATGGACGACGCGAGAGCCGGCGAGCTGCTCGCCCGCTGGGGCGTCGCCGGGCTCGCCGGGCGGCGGTACGGCACGCTCTCCGACGGCGAGCGCAAGCGGGTGCAGATCGCCCGGGCGCTGATGACCGATCCGGAGCTGCTGCTGTTCGACGAGCCGGCGGCCGGGCTCGACCTGGGTGGCCGGGAGGATCTGGTACGCCGGCTGGCGACGCTCGCGGCGGACCCGGACGCGCCGGCGATCGTGCTGGTCACCCACCATGTCGAGGAGATTCCGCCGGGGTTCACGCATGCCCTGCTGGTCCGCGACGGCGCGGTCGTCGCCGCCGGCCCGGTCGACCAGGTGATCACCGGCGACAACCTGTCCGACACCTTCGGCCTGCCCCTGTCGGTCAACCGCATCGGCGACCGCTACACCGCCCTGTCCCACCCCCTACCCAGTTGA
- a CDS encoding enoyl-CoA hydratase/isomerase family protein, with the protein MGEFVRLETLDEQPGVGVIRLTRPPMNALNRAVQDELRAAAGEATSRDDIRAVIVYGGEKVFAAGADIKEMADEGYAQMAARAPELTAAFDAVARIPKPVVAAIAGYALGGGCELALACDFRIAAADAKLGQPEIGLGIIPGAGGTQRLPRLIGPSKAKELIFTGRHVAAEEALRLGLVDALVPAGESVLDAAVASVQPYLTGPAQALRAAKQAIDGGLSVDLASGLALESHLFAALFATEDKNVGMRAFVAKAKPDFTGK; encoded by the coding sequence GTGGGGGAGTTCGTTCGGCTGGAGACGCTCGACGAGCAGCCGGGGGTCGGCGTGATCCGCCTGACCCGGCCACCGATGAACGCGCTCAACCGGGCCGTCCAGGACGAGCTGCGGGCCGCCGCGGGCGAGGCGACCAGCCGGGACGACATCCGCGCCGTGATCGTGTACGGCGGTGAGAAGGTGTTCGCCGCCGGCGCCGACATCAAGGAGATGGCCGACGAGGGGTACGCCCAGATGGCCGCCCGGGCGCCGGAGCTGACCGCCGCGTTCGACGCTGTCGCCCGCATCCCGAAGCCGGTCGTCGCCGCGATCGCCGGGTACGCGCTGGGCGGCGGCTGCGAGCTGGCGCTGGCCTGCGACTTCCGGATCGCCGCGGCGGACGCGAAGCTCGGCCAGCCGGAGATCGGCCTCGGCATCATCCCCGGCGCCGGCGGCACCCAGCGGCTGCCCCGGCTGATCGGCCCGTCGAAGGCCAAGGAACTGATCTTCACCGGCCGGCACGTCGCCGCCGAGGAGGCGCTGCGCCTCGGCCTGGTCGACGCGCTCGTACCGGCCGGCGAGTCGGTGCTGGACGCCGCGGTGGCCTCGGTCCAGCCCTACCTGACCGGCCCGGCGCAGGCGCTGCGCGCCGCCAAGCAGGCGATCGACGGCGGCCTGTCGGTCGACCTGGCGAGCGGGCTGGCACTGGAGAGCCACCTGTTCGCCGCCCTGTTCGCCACCGAGGACAAGAACGTCGGCATGCGGGCCTTCGTGGCCAAGGCCAAGCCCGACTTCACGGGGAAGTGA